A single window of Oceanococcus atlanticus DNA harbors:
- a CDS encoding DEAD/DEAH box helicase, which translates to MNFQSLELNSQLQDALARAAYTQPTPIQAQAIPAVLSGRDVLAAAQTGTGKTAAFTLPILERLSRRQDRATRARVLILAPTRELAAQIGASIETYGASLPHRAVVIFGGVSAHAQIKNLRKRHDIIVATPGRLLDLAGSGDLSLADIDTLVLDEADRMLDMGFIHDIKRVLKLLPPQRQNLMFSATFSPEIRQLAQRIVNDPVEIDVAPRNSAAQTVKQHKIRVPKDQKRELLAWMIERNDWYQVLVFARTKHGANRLCKQLEAEGLSAAAIHGNKSQNARTQALAGFKARKIRVLVATDIAARGIDISELPHVINYELPMVAEDYVHRIGRTGRAGCEGEALSLYCGEELKQLKAIEKLLGRDIPVLQIDDYLIREDRSTPADAPKPQRGRQAPGGGGGRNKGQGGQPGARKSADGAAPAGQRRRRRRGGGGGGAGSGPNAQNRSNGANKPRRPR; encoded by the coding sequence ATGAATTTCCAGTCCCTGGAGCTGAATTCTCAGCTTCAAGACGCGCTTGCGCGCGCCGCCTACACCCAACCCACCCCGATTCAGGCTCAGGCTATTCCGGCCGTGCTCAGCGGGCGCGACGTGCTCGCCGCGGCGCAGACCGGCACCGGCAAGACCGCCGCCTTCACCCTGCCGATTCTGGAGCGCCTGTCGCGCCGCCAAGACCGCGCCACACGAGCGCGTGTTCTGATCCTGGCGCCCACGCGTGAGCTTGCCGCCCAGATCGGCGCCTCAATTGAAACTTACGGCGCCAGCCTGCCGCATCGCGCGGTGGTGATTTTCGGCGGGGTCAGCGCCCATGCCCAGATCAAAAATCTGCGCAAGCGTCATGACATCATCGTGGCCACCCCGGGCCGCCTGCTCGATCTGGCCGGCAGTGGCGATCTGAGCCTCGCCGATATCGACACCCTGGTTCTGGACGAAGCCGACCGCATGCTCGACATGGGCTTCATCCACGACATCAAGCGGGTCCTGAAGCTGCTCCCGCCGCAGCGCCAGAACCTGATGTTCTCGGCCACCTTCTCGCCGGAAATCCGCCAGCTTGCACAACGCATCGTCAACGACCCGGTCGAGATCGATGTTGCCCCGCGCAACTCTGCCGCACAGACCGTCAAACAGCACAAGATCCGTGTTCCCAAGGACCAGAAGCGCGAGTTGCTGGCGTGGATGATCGAACGCAATGACTGGTATCAGGTGCTGGTTTTCGCCCGCACCAAACACGGTGCCAACCGCCTGTGCAAACAGCTTGAGGCCGAAGGCCTGAGCGCCGCCGCGATTCATGGCAACAAGAGTCAGAACGCACGCACCCAGGCACTGGCCGGTTTCAAGGCGCGCAAGATTCGCGTGCTCGTGGCAACCGACATCGCCGCCCGTGGCATCGACATCAGTGAACTGCCGCATGTCATCAACTACGAGCTGCCGATGGTGGCCGAGGATTACGTGCATCGCATCGGTCGCACCGGCCGCGCCGGCTGTGAAGGCGAAGCCCTGTCGCTGTACTGCGGCGAAGAACTCAAGCAGCTCAAGGCGATCGAGAAGCTACTGGGGCGCGACATCCCGGTCCTGCAGATCGACGACTACCTGATCCGCGAAGACCGCAGCACGCCCGCCGATGCGCCCAAACCGCAACGCGGGCGACAGGCCCCGGGCGGCGGTGGCGGGCGCAACAAGGGTCAGGGCGGGCAACCCGGCGCGCGCAAGAGCGCCGATGGCGCGGCACCCGCAGGCCAACGGCGACGTCGCCGGCGTGGCGGCGGCGGTGGTGGCGCAGGCAGCGGCCCGAACGCACAAAATCGCTCGAACGGCGCAAATAAACCGCGCCGGCCACGCTAG
- a CDS encoding S8/S53 family peptidase yields the protein MGNWGRLGTALLLPVMLLACQQGGRTTDASGPLLNVGSRAECALSLGEYTQTWEGTVGLAVAGTAVSEAEHLTTLSLPPGCTYSAAHFEVSWTVPADLDLQVLLPAGGGGSAETGSTSTESLSIESGISDGDFKIRVYGYTSAQTAFSGRFTATVVADSDPAQDAVDPLPQESAGVGRGIDDVVVVAVIDSGMNPYHWDFLAEKMPQHNNAGSQDDLPLQRDPATWIAGHPGAQAFASYEALNLDVVAAAADPQAVPSELHDQDIAEWSKIQYSEGSSNDAVHMYWIPGTKVIGHVAFGSAFGLVEPTSSNLVDTLIGPSTGPVDTFAAESHGIGSASVSTGNIHGTCPNCVLVYVHGPSERANEWVAAQDWIDVQTNSWGLSVTGGPVRDNVYAGSNTEVQRVAVERGQSWFQSAGNGLANAFTVPSSTLLSSQKGPDWIVTVGAIEPEGSSVGHNRPVDISSLGTDYPSATGGGDAVTAEGDFSGTSNATPVIAGLYSEVLYRLRRLFDGPSRSQSEGVIATGAAACAAANPACAMADGQLTVHELQQALFLGAQYSAGGTTLLYQIGGPDIPDSANSAELEFVSEGHGSYYGRYLGDETYEADVQRIIDIVRGALLVELSEEQRNWLIADSACRQSLWGSWSHGYFDGSNAPAADPAWPIRSFLADVCPQTLPPVVQALQAYADITAPQ from the coding sequence ATGGGGAATTGGGGGCGATTGGGCACAGCGCTGCTGCTGCCTGTCATGTTGCTGGCGTGCCAGCAAGGCGGACGTACAACGGATGCGTCGGGGCCTTTGCTGAACGTTGGATCACGTGCCGAGTGTGCTTTGAGCCTGGGCGAGTACACGCAGACCTGGGAAGGCACGGTTGGTCTTGCTGTGGCGGGAACGGCAGTCTCGGAAGCTGAACATCTCACGACCTTGAGTTTGCCGCCGGGTTGCACCTATTCAGCGGCTCATTTCGAGGTGAGCTGGACCGTGCCCGCGGACCTGGATTTGCAGGTGCTTCTCCCGGCTGGCGGCGGTGGCAGCGCGGAAACGGGCTCAACAAGCACGGAATCGCTGAGTATTGAGTCCGGTATCAGCGATGGTGATTTCAAGATCCGCGTATACGGTTACACCAGCGCACAAACCGCGTTTAGCGGTCGTTTTACCGCCACGGTCGTCGCTGATTCTGATCCGGCTCAGGACGCTGTTGATCCTTTGCCGCAAGAGAGTGCTGGCGTGGGCCGAGGTATCGACGATGTTGTCGTGGTGGCGGTGATCGACAGCGGCATGAATCCCTATCACTGGGATTTTCTGGCTGAGAAAATGCCCCAGCACAACAATGCCGGGTCACAGGATGACCTGCCGTTGCAACGTGATCCGGCGACCTGGATCGCGGGGCATCCGGGAGCCCAGGCTTTTGCCAGTTATGAGGCCTTGAATCTTGATGTGGTGGCTGCTGCGGCTGATCCGCAAGCGGTGCCCAGCGAGCTGCATGACCAGGATATCGCGGAGTGGTCGAAGATCCAGTACTCCGAGGGATCAAGTAACGATGCGGTGCACATGTACTGGATTCCGGGTACCAAGGTCATCGGCCATGTGGCGTTTGGCAGCGCGTTCGGCTTGGTTGAGCCGACAAGCTCCAATCTGGTGGACACCCTGATAGGTCCGAGCACAGGACCGGTTGATACCTTTGCTGCGGAAAGCCACGGTATCGGCAGTGCCAGTGTCAGCACCGGCAACATACATGGCACCTGCCCGAATTGCGTGCTGGTTTACGTGCATGGCCCGTCCGAACGGGCCAACGAATGGGTCGCAGCTCAGGACTGGATTGATGTTCAAACCAATTCCTGGGGGCTGTCGGTGACCGGCGGCCCGGTACGTGACAATGTTTATGCCGGAAGCAACACCGAGGTTCAGCGTGTGGCCGTGGAACGCGGTCAATCCTGGTTCCAGTCAGCGGGCAATGGTCTGGCCAATGCCTTCACCGTGCCGAGTTCGACCTTGCTCAGCAGTCAGAAGGGCCCGGACTGGATTGTCACCGTCGGCGCCATAGAACCTGAAGGTTCCAGTGTCGGACACAATCGTCCGGTGGATATTTCCAGTCTGGGCACGGATTATCCCTCGGCAACCGGTGGTGGTGACGCGGTGACCGCCGAGGGCGATTTCAGCGGCACGTCCAATGCCACGCCGGTCATTGCCGGGCTGTATTCGGAAGTGTTGTACCGCTTGCGGCGTTTGTTTGACGGCCCAAGCCGCAGCCAGTCGGAGGGTGTGATCGCCACCGGCGCCGCTGCTTGCGCTGCCGCCAACCCGGCATGTGCCATGGCCGATGGGCAATTGACCGTACATGAGTTGCAGCAGGCACTGTTCCTGGGGGCACAGTACAGCGCCGGCGGCACGACATTGCTCTATCAGATCGGTGGGCCTGATATTCCGGATTCAGCCAACAGCGCGGAACTGGAGTTCGTATCAGAAGGGCATGGCAGCTACTACGGCCGCTATCTGGGTGACGAAACCTATGAGGCCGATGTTCAGCGCATCATCGATATCGTGCGCGGCGCACTGCTGGTCGAACTCAGCGAAGAACAGCGTAACTGGCTGATTGCCGACTCGGCGTGTCGCCAGAGTCTGTGGGGCAGTTGGAGTCACGGGTATTTTGATGGCAGCAACGCACCGGCAGCCGACCCAGCCTGGCCGATCCGCAGTTTCCTTGCTGATGTGTGTCCGCAAACCCTGCCCCCGGTGGTGCAAGCACTCCAGGCATACGCGGATATCACGGCGCCGCAGTGA
- a CDS encoding lytic transglycosylase domain-containing protein, with the protein MYKQPDGTRLYTDQKQRPNTGYKYLGHYGRAPYRVSCAGYRSDIMSQRRARYQPYIDQYAREFAVDPLLVAAVMRVESCLDRNAVSRAGAKGLMQLMPGTALELGVRDIFDPAENIRGGTAYLARMLKRFNNNQELALAAYNAGPGAVDRHRGVPPYKETLAYVKRVARQYQMYGGRI; encoded by the coding sequence ATGTACAAGCAGCCTGATGGCACCCGCCTGTACACCGATCAGAAGCAGCGGCCCAACACCGGTTACAAGTACCTGGGGCACTATGGCCGGGCGCCTTACCGTGTGTCGTGTGCGGGATATCGCAGCGACATCATGTCGCAGCGCCGCGCCCGTTATCAGCCGTACATTGACCAGTACGCGCGCGAGTTCGCGGTTGATCCGCTGCTGGTGGCTGCGGTCATGCGGGTCGAATCCTGTCTGGATCGCAATGCGGTGTCACGCGCCGGCGCCAAGGGGCTGATGCAATTGATGCCAGGCACGGCGCTGGAGCTGGGTGTGCGCGACATCTTTGACCCGGCGGAAAACATTCGTGGCGGCACCGCCTATCTGGCGCGCATGCTCAAGCGTTTCAACAACAATCAGGAACTGGCTTTGGCCGCTTACAACGCCGGGCCGGGCGCGGTCGATCGCCATCGCGGCGTACCGCCCTACAAAGAAACCCTGGCCTATGTGAAGCGCGTGGCCCGCCAGTACCAGATGTACGGCGGGCGCATCTAG
- a CDS encoding protein adenylyltransferase SelO has translation MAPHFDNRFLRQLPVDTQTAALPRQVYGAACSRVAATPVHAPRLLAWSSAMAEVLGLERPSSDDDPWVQALAGNRLLPGMYSYAMCYGGHQFGNWAGQLGDGRALGLGEWVAPDGQYWEMQLKGAGMTPYSRGADGRAVLRSSLREYLCSEAMHALGVPTTRALSLIATGEEVMRDMFYDGHPEAEPGAIVCRAAPSFLRFGSFELPASRGDTGLLQALIEYTVRTHDPAFASADAIDIAGWYREVCARTARLMVAWMRVGFVHGVMNTDNMSIHGLTIDYGPYGWLEPYDLDFTPNTTDAQGRRYAFGRQPGIAQWNLAALGQALTHAGVAVDVLQQSLNHYGEVFHAEYGRVFADKLGLHSLTHDDPLLLDLFRCMARHETDYCLSFRLLAELPLAQAPEGEALQHYLDVMAPAFYTTQAQQGESRDAWQAWFKDYRARVEQDAGDAVARQARMQAVNPLYVPRNYLAHQAIEAMSAGDAEPLARLQQVLSKPYEAQPGCEAYAQRRPDWARDKAGCSALSCSS, from the coding sequence ATGGCACCACATTTCGACAACCGTTTCCTGCGCCAGCTGCCGGTCGATACCCAGACGGCGGCATTGCCGCGCCAGGTCTACGGCGCGGCCTGTTCACGCGTGGCGGCGACGCCGGTGCACGCACCGCGCCTGCTGGCCTGGTCATCGGCCATGGCGGAGGTGCTGGGGCTCGAGCGACCGTCATCCGATGATGATCCGTGGGTTCAGGCCCTGGCCGGCAATCGCCTGCTACCGGGCATGTACAGCTATGCCATGTGCTACGGCGGTCACCAGTTCGGCAACTGGGCCGGGCAGCTCGGCGATGGCCGTGCCCTGGGCCTGGGCGAGTGGGTGGCGCCGGATGGCCAGTATTGGGAGATGCAACTCAAGGGTGCCGGGATGACACCGTATTCGCGCGGCGCGGATGGCCGTGCGGTGCTGCGCTCATCCTTGCGCGAGTATCTGTGCAGCGAAGCCATGCATGCGCTGGGCGTGCCGACAACTCGCGCGCTGTCGCTGATCGCCACCGGTGAGGAGGTGATGCGTGACATGTTCTACGACGGTCATCCCGAGGCCGAGCCCGGCGCCATCGTGTGTCGCGCGGCGCCCTCATTTCTGCGTTTCGGCAGTTTCGAGCTGCCGGCCTCACGCGGCGACACGGGCTTACTGCAGGCGCTGATCGAGTACACCGTGCGCACCCATGACCCCGCCTTTGCCAGTGCCGATGCGATCGACATTGCCGGCTGGTATCGCGAAGTTTGTGCGCGCACCGCACGCCTGATGGTGGCGTGGATGCGCGTGGGCTTCGTGCACGGCGTGATGAACACCGACAACATGTCCATCCACGGGCTGACCATCGATTACGGGCCGTATGGCTGGCTGGAACCGTACGATCTGGATTTCACGCCCAACACCACCGACGCTCAGGGGCGCCGCTATGCCTTTGGCCGGCAGCCCGGGATCGCGCAGTGGAATCTGGCGGCGCTGGGCCAGGCGCTGACCCACGCTGGCGTTGCGGTGGACGTGCTGCAGCAAAGCCTCAATCACTACGGTGAGGTGTTCCACGCTGAATACGGGCGGGTGTTTGCCGACAAGCTGGGGCTGCACAGCCTGACTCACGATGATCCGCTGCTGCTCGACCTGTTCCGTTGCATGGCCCGACACGAAACCGATTACTGCCTGAGCTTCCGTCTGCTCGCCGAGCTGCCGCTGGCGCAAGCGCCGGAGGGTGAGGCGCTGCAGCACTACCTGGATGTCATGGCGCCGGCGTTTTACACCACGCAGGCTCAGCAGGGCGAGAGCCGCGATGCCTGGCAGGCATGGTTCAAAGATTACCGCGCGCGGGTCGAGCAGGATGCGGGCGACGCTGTGGCGCGGCAGGCGCGCATGCAGGCGGTGAACCCGCTGTATGTACCGCGCAACTATTTGGCCCATCAGGCCATCGAGGCCATGAGTGCGGGCGATGCCGAGCCGCTGGCGCGTTTGCAACAGGTCCTCAGCAAGCCCTATGAGGCTCAGCCCGGCTGCGAAGCCTATGCCCAGCGGAGGCCGGACTGGGCGCGTGACAAGGCGGGCTGCTCTGCGTTGTCCTGCAGCTCCTAG
- a CDS encoding RNA polymerase sigma factor — protein MNLHSDDDVLIVALADPERAREASVILHRRYARRFMNYLRRRGLDHAAAEDAVQDAFVRLLQKASGFQPQGQGRAWIWRVARSAWLDNLRVSRLATEPLQGAHEQAAAVADVAVTSNYQDCVHGQLARFSEAYPEAGQAIVWAAVDGLKSTQIAELIGRSAGATREFLSQTRKRLREYLEPCLGLESS, from the coding sequence ATGAATCTGCACAGCGATGATGATGTCTTGATTGTGGCGCTGGCTGATCCTGAGCGGGCGCGTGAGGCCAGCGTGATTTTGCATCGGCGCTATGCGCGGCGCTTCATGAATTACCTGCGCCGACGCGGGCTGGATCATGCCGCGGCTGAGGACGCGGTGCAGGATGCTTTTGTGCGTTTGCTGCAAAAGGCTTCAGGCTTTCAGCCCCAGGGGCAGGGGCGAGCCTGGATCTGGCGCGTGGCGCGCTCCGCCTGGCTGGACAATCTGAGAGTCTCGCGGCTTGCAACAGAGCCGTTGCAGGGCGCGCATGAGCAGGCCGCAGCGGTGGCGGATGTCGCCGTCACCAGCAACTATCAGGACTGCGTTCATGGTCAGTTGGCGCGCTTTTCCGAGGCTTATCCGGAGGCCGGTCAGGCCATCGTGTGGGCCGCGGTGGATGGGCTTAAATCGACCCAGATTGCTGAGCTGATCGGGCGCAGTGCGGGCGCAACGCGCGAGTTTCTGTCGCAGACGCGCAAGCGCCTGCGCGAGTATCTGGAGCCGTGCCTGGGTCTTGAGTCGTCGTAA
- a CDS encoding DUF819 family protein, whose protein sequence is MHALIQNDAVVFGLLAATLALIFYTASSSYAPFKRFYSWVPPLLLCYFIPGLYNTLGLVDGNASQVYYVASRYLLPATLVLLTLSIDLPAVRRLGPKAVIMFFAGTAGIVIGGPVAIGLWSLFAPEVVAGDVWRGMSALAGSWIGGGANMASMKEIFQVDGNLFGMMVAVDVIVANLWMAALLWMAARADRLDAARGADVSGLVALRRRVEAFEAEHARITSFNDLMYMMGIAFGVTALSHALAAPMASWFEQFAWAQRFSLTSSFFWLIVLATTIGLGLSFTRLRQFEGAGASKLGSVMLYVLVASIGLHMDLRSIFSNPGLFGVGMTWMLVHAAFILITAKLIKAPTFYLAVGSQANVGGAASAPVVASAFHPSLAPVGVLLAVLGYAVGTYAAWMCAQLMRITVGQ, encoded by the coding sequence ATGCATGCACTGATTCAAAACGACGCGGTGGTTTTCGGCCTGCTGGCTGCGACCCTGGCACTGATCTTCTACACCGCCAGCAGCTCGTATGCGCCGTTCAAACGCTTCTACAGCTGGGTGCCACCGCTGCTGTTGTGCTACTTCATTCCCGGCCTGTACAACACGCTCGGGCTGGTCGACGGCAATGCCTCGCAGGTGTACTACGTGGCTTCACGCTACTTGCTTCCGGCCACTTTGGTGCTGCTCACATTGTCGATCGACTTGCCCGCCGTGCGGCGCCTCGGGCCCAAGGCGGTCATCATGTTCTTTGCCGGCACCGCCGGCATTGTGATCGGTGGTCCGGTGGCGATCGGCCTGTGGTCCCTGTTTGCGCCGGAGGTGGTTGCCGGGGATGTGTGGCGCGGCATGAGTGCGCTGGCCGGCAGCTGGATTGGCGGCGGCGCCAACATGGCGTCGATGAAGGAAATTTTTCAGGTTGATGGCAACCTGTTCGGCATGATGGTCGCCGTGGATGTGATCGTGGCCAATCTGTGGATGGCCGCATTGCTGTGGATGGCCGCACGCGCTGACCGGCTGGATGCGGCGCGCGGGGCTGATGTCTCCGGTCTGGTCGCATTGCGCCGCCGGGTTGAGGCCTTTGAGGCCGAGCATGCCCGCATCACCAGCTTCAATGATCTGATGTACATGATGGGCATCGCATTCGGGGTGACCGCGCTGTCGCACGCTCTGGCGGCGCCCATGGCCAGCTGGTTCGAGCAGTTTGCCTGGGCCCAGCGCTTTTCCCTGACCAGTTCGTTTTTCTGGCTGATCGTGCTGGCCACCACCATTGGTCTCGGCTTGTCGTTCACCCGGCTGCGCCAGTTCGAAGGGGCGGGTGCGTCCAAGCTGGGTTCGGTGATGCTCTACGTGCTGGTTGCGTCGATCGGCTTGCACATGGATTTGCGCAGCATCTTCAGCAACCCCGGTCTGTTCGGGGTGGGCATGACCTGGATGCTGGTGCATGCGGCCTTCATCCTGATCACCGCCAAGCTGATCAAGGCGCCGACCTTCTATCTGGCGGTTGGCAGCCAGGCCAATGTTGGCGGGGCGGCCAGCGCACCGGTGGTGGCCAGTGCCTTTCATCCGTCTCTGGCACCCGTCGGGGTGCTGCTGGCGGTTCTGGGCTATGCGGTGGGAACCTACGCCGCATGGATGTGTGCACAGCTTATGCGGATCACGGTGGGGCAGTGA
- a CDS encoding SIMPL domain-containing protein translates to MRTAITGLFLVGLAATSTLAVADEQPRRQINVQGQASQLVSPDQATLSISVEGRDKDADGAMSAAGSNAQSVVITLARYTDKNNIRALQTQVRSVVKGTDRSWRKDSGEPMEMLASRQIQVERLAIDKLPDVMRALAKQPLTRIDQVSPSVSNAREIEDEILLLAIDDAKARAGRVAKRLGVELGLPISVHVQQNYAAQPKYAMRAVAMEAVAADAGGGYAATGENEIQAQVNISFELEAP, encoded by the coding sequence ATGCGGACGGCAATCACTGGTCTTTTTCTGGTCGGCCTGGCCGCCACGTCCACGCTCGCCGTGGCCGATGAACAGCCACGCCGACAGATCAATGTTCAGGGCCAGGCCAGCCAGTTGGTCAGCCCTGATCAGGCTACCCTAAGCATCAGCGTTGAAGGACGCGACAAGGATGCCGACGGCGCGATGAGCGCGGCCGGCAGCAACGCCCAGAGCGTGGTCATCACCCTGGCGCGCTACACCGACAAGAACAACATCCGTGCGCTGCAGACGCAGGTGCGCTCGGTGGTCAAAGGCACCGATCGTAGCTGGCGCAAGGACAGCGGTGAACCGATGGAAATGCTCGCCAGCCGACAGATTCAGGTCGAACGTCTGGCCATCGACAAGCTGCCGGATGTGATGCGGGCGCTGGCCAAACAACCGCTGACACGCATCGATCAGGTCAGCCCCAGCGTATCCAACGCGCGTGAGATCGAAGACGAGATCCTGCTTCTGGCCATCGACGACGCCAAAGCACGCGCCGGGCGTGTGGCCAAACGGTTGGGCGTGGAACTGGGTTTACCGATTTCGGTGCATGTCCAGCAGAACTATGCTGCACAGCCCAAGTACGCCATGCGCGCAGTGGCCATGGAAGCGGTTGCCGCCGATGCCGGCGGTGGTTATGCCGCCACGGGCGAAAATGAAATCCAGGCCCAGGTGAACATTTCTTTCGAGCTGGAAGCGCCCTGA
- a CDS encoding tetratricopeptide repeat-containing response regulator, with the protein MSSDRHPALWSLQGQSILIIDELPQVRTMLRELLTRCGADTIESLSDAERALEWMAAERPDIILCGYDLGEGKDGQQVLEQAREQDLVPYSTIFILISAENTLRRVMGAVEHEPDTYLAKPFTREVLQDRLRRLQKKKAHFREVGLAVERRAYSRACRLCDEAIIRVPRYRLDFLRFKADALARLGDYAAAAAVCREVLNETVMPWAQLGLAQALFYQDQLDEAHALLRTAIQGREHFVAAFDLLARVQQKMGQSDAAEVTLAQAVALSPKSPRRQRALAEAALGNENLEVAEQAYRQAIREGRHSQFSGPEDFAGLARVHLCAGDTDRAGQTMARMQREYAQADPATRLQMAVVEADVEQARGNTKAQAAAVARAEQLLTDHAQVLSAEQRMMLAEHCMSCGHTEVASDLIRQVVRGHHEDEAMLTRARELFDRADMGEEGARLIDGERAEVIRLNNQAVALSRQGDLKAAVSMLLQAAQAMPDNIVINLNAVQALLQLMQREGANWRVLRQTQSMLAKLSARASGQSRFQKLIRLMQRMEQQLEAAA; encoded by the coding sequence GTGTCCTCTGATCGCCATCCGGCCCTGTGGAGTTTGCAGGGCCAATCCATTCTGATCATTGATGAGCTACCGCAAGTCCGCACCATGCTGCGCGAGTTGTTGACGCGCTGTGGTGCGGACACGATTGAATCATTGAGCGACGCAGAGCGCGCTCTCGAATGGATGGCCGCCGAGCGCCCGGACATCATTCTTTGCGGTTACGACCTGGGCGAGGGCAAGGACGGTCAGCAGGTGCTGGAGCAGGCGCGCGAGCAGGATCTGGTTCCGTATTCCACCATCTTCATCCTGATATCGGCGGAGAACACCTTGCGCCGGGTTATGGGGGCGGTCGAACACGAGCCCGACACCTATCTGGCAAAGCCCTTTACACGCGAGGTGTTGCAGGATCGTTTGCGGCGCCTGCAGAAAAAGAAGGCTCATTTTCGTGAAGTCGGCCTGGCGGTGGAGCGCCGGGCCTATTCGCGAGCCTGTCGGTTGTGCGATGAAGCCATCATTCGGGTGCCCCGATACCGTCTTGATTTCCTGCGTTTTAAAGCAGATGCATTAGCGCGGCTGGGAGACTACGCCGCGGCTGCGGCGGTTTGCCGCGAGGTGCTCAACGAAACAGTGATGCCATGGGCTCAGTTGGGCTTGGCCCAGGCCTTGTTCTACCAGGATCAGCTGGATGAAGCGCACGCACTGCTGCGGACCGCGATTCAAGGGCGCGAGCATTTTGTGGCAGCCTTCGATCTGTTGGCGCGCGTGCAGCAGAAAATGGGGCAAAGCGATGCCGCCGAGGTCACCCTGGCTCAGGCGGTGGCGCTGTCACCGAAAAGTCCCAGACGCCAACGTGCTCTGGCTGAGGCGGCATTGGGCAATGAGAATCTGGAGGTTGCCGAGCAGGCTTACCGTCAGGCCATCCGCGAAGGCCGGCACTCGCAGTTTTCGGGGCCTGAGGATTTCGCTGGGCTGGCCCGAGTGCATCTGTGCGCTGGTGATACAGATCGGGCCGGGCAAACCATGGCGCGCATGCAACGCGAGTACGCCCAGGCGGACCCGGCCACGCGCCTGCAGATGGCGGTGGTTGAGGCTGACGTTGAGCAAGCGCGAGGTAACACCAAGGCGCAAGCTGCGGCAGTGGCCCGAGCTGAGCAGTTGTTGACGGACCACGCACAGGTCTTAAGTGCAGAGCAGCGCATGATGCTGGCTGAGCACTGCATGAGCTGTGGGCATACCGAAGTTGCTTCCGATCTTATTCGCCAGGTGGTGCGCGGCCACCATGAAGATGAAGCCATGTTGACGCGCGCGCGCGAGCTGTTTGACCGGGCTGATATGGGTGAAGAAGGTGCACGTCTTATTGACGGTGAACGGGCCGAGGTGATTCGTCTGAACAATCAGGCCGTCGCATTGTCGCGCCAGGGTGATCTCAAAGCAGCTGTGTCGATGCTTTTGCAGGCAGCTCAGGCCATGCCGGACAACATCGTTATCAATCTCAACGCGGTGCAGGCGCTGCTGCAATTGATGCAGCGTGAGGGCGCCAATTGGCGTGTGCTGCGACAGACCCAAAGTATGCTGGCGAAACTCAGCGCGCGGGCCAGCGGACAGTCTCGTTTTCAGAAGCTGATTCGTTTAATGCAGCGCATGGAGCAACAACTTGAGGCGGCGGCCTGA
- a CDS encoding DUF2239 family protein: MDSHSSFIHHDLLISGTALDNALAIKRALAADSKAQILSFDNRSGTQVDFDLRGSEQDIAARLAVGDATCETSANTPQKRGRGRPKLGVVAREVTLLPRHWDWLSAQPGGASVTLRKLVEEARRATSGTALKRQCQERVYNFISAIAGNLPGYEDATRALFQDDLTGLQTQIANWPAALRTHTLALLEPNQ, from the coding sequence ATGGATTCCCACAGCAGCTTTATCCACCACGATCTGCTCATCTCCGGCACCGCGCTGGACAACGCACTGGCGATTAAACGCGCGCTCGCCGCAGACTCAAAAGCGCAAATCCTGAGTTTTGATAACCGCAGCGGAACACAGGTTGATTTTGATCTGCGTGGTAGCGAACAAGACATCGCTGCGCGGCTCGCAGTGGGCGATGCAACCTGCGAGACGAGCGCCAACACACCGCAAAAACGCGGTCGTGGCCGCCCCAAACTGGGGGTGGTGGCACGTGAGGTCACCCTGCTCCCACGTCATTGGGACTGGCTATCTGCCCAACCCGGCGGCGCCTCGGTGACCCTGCGCAAGCTGGTTGAAGAGGCCCGTCGCGCGACCAGCGGAACAGCGCTTAAGCGACAGTGTCAGGAGCGTGTCTACAATTTCATCAGCGCTATTGCTGGCAATCTTCCGGGTTACGAAGATGCCACCCGCGCCTTGTTCCAGGACGACCTGACGGGTTTGCAGACACAAATCGCCAACTGGCCGGCCGCCTTGCGCACGCACACCTTGGCCTTGCTTGAACCCAACCAATGA